The genomic stretch AAGAAACTCGGCGGCATACTTGTTGAAAGGAGTAATTTAACTTATGCAGGAGTTGGAATAAATGTTTGTAATGATATATCCTCTGTTTCTAATATTGCGGTAAGGATTTGTGATTTTGCAAATATTGATCAAACGGCTCTCTTCTATGAAATCCTGGAAGAGGAAACGCAACTTTTAGGTGAATTTGTAAGAAATGGTTTCCAGAATTTCGTAGAGGAATACAACAGAAATCTTGTTTTTATCAATGAGGAAATTCAAATAGAATCTGACCGAATTTATAAGGGGGTAGTTGTAGGCGCAGGAAAAAATGGAGAATTGCTTCTTGAAACCCATAACGGAGTTGCAGAAATATATAGTGGAACTGTTCTAAACTTTTATGAAGAAACTTTAAAAATATAGTTATATTTTTAACAAAAACTTATTGATTTTTGTTCATGAATTTGTTATGATTCCTATCTATTTTTTAAAAAATCTATGGGAGGTAGATTATGTCAATTGATGACAGACTAAAGGAGCTTGAGGAAAAG from Caldisericum sp. encodes the following:
- a CDS encoding biotin--[acetyl-CoA-carboxylase] ligase, translated to MDLAKSLSDVFKPPYVIRSYTQTKGRGQYGRSWDSMLGGLFFTEALLLENILGFSTFLSIPIMRAIKKYVKDVKVKWPNDIVVGRKKLGGILVERSNLTYAGVGINVCNDISSVSNIAVRICDFANIDQTALFYEILEEETQLLGEFVRNGFQNFVEEYNRNLVFINEEIQIESDRIYKGVVVGAGKNGELLLETHNGVAEIYSGTVLNFYEETLKI